A window of the Lactuca sativa cultivar Salinas chromosome 5, Lsat_Salinas_v11, whole genome shotgun sequence genome harbors these coding sequences:
- the LOC111906236 gene encoding bifunctional 3-dehydroquinate dehydratase/shikimate dehydrogenase, chloroplastic isoform X1, with the protein MELVTPAIEKMGGREGIRRNSTLICAPIMADTVDQMLIQMNSAKSYGADLVEIRLDSLKGFNAREAIQTLVKLSPLPTLFTYRPTWEGGQYNGDEESRLDALRLAMELGADHIDVELQAVDDFNNLIQGDKPTKCKLIVSSHNYENTPSVEELGNLVAKIQSTGADIVKFATTAVDITDVARVFQITAHSQVSGVPIIAMVMGEKGLMSRVLCPKFGGYLTFGTLEHGKVSAPGQPTIRDLLDLFNFRQLGPDTKVFGIIGKPVGHSKSPLLYNQAFRSVGFNGVYVHMLVDNVKNFLDTYSSTDFAGFSCTIPHKESIVQCCDEVDPVAKSIGAVNCVVRRQSDGKLYGCNTDYVGAISAIEDGLRGPGVQNGVRGSSSPLAGRLFVVIGAGGAGKALAYGAKEKGARIVIANRTYDRARELAEIIGGEALSLADLSSYAPEEGMILANTTSIGMQPNIHETPISKEALKSYALVFDAVYTPKITRLLREAGECGAKIVTGVEMFIGQAYEQYERFTGLPAPKELFSEIMAKY; encoded by the exons ATGGAGCTC GTAACGCCTGCTATCGAGAAGATGGGTGGACGCGAAGGGATTAGGAGGAATTCAACCCTAATCTGTGCACCGATAATGGCGGATACGGTGGATCAGATGTTGATTCAAATGAATTCGGCGAAATCTTATGGTGCTGACCTTGTTGAAATCCGATTGGATAGCTTGAAGGGGTTTAACGCTCGGGAAGCTATCCAAACCCTAGTCAAACTCAGTCCTCTCCCCACGCTTTTCACTTACAG ACCAACATGGGAAGGTGGTCAATACAATGGGGATGAAGAGAGTCGACTGGATGCTCTGCGCTTAGCAATGGAGCTAGGAGCTGATCACATCGATGTTGAGCTTCAG GCTGTTGATGATTTCAACAATTTAATTCAAGGAGATAAGCCTACAAAGTGCAAACTCATAGTTTCTTCCCACAATTACGAAAATACCCCTTCAGTAGAAGAGCTGGGGAACCTTGTGGCTAAAATACAATCAACAGGGGCTGACATTGTAAAATTTGCAACAACAGCTGTAGATATAACCGATGTAGCACGAGTTTTTCAAATAACTGCTCATTCTCAAGTAAGCGGC GTCCCAATAATAGCAATGGTGATGGGGGAGAAGGGGTTGATGTCAAGAGTACTCTGCCCAAAATTTGGTGGATATTTGACATTTGGTACCCTTGAACATGGAAAGGTATCAGCACCAGGGCAACCTACAATTAGGGATCTTTTGGACTTATTTAATTTCAGACAATTAGGACCTGATACAAAAGTATTTGGTATTATCGGGAAGCCAGTTGGACATAGCAAATCACCATTGTTGTACAATCAAGCTTTTAGATCAGTTGGCTTCAATGGCGTTTATGTACATATGTTGGTGGATAATGTAAAGAATTTTCTTGACACTTACTCTTCTACAGATTTTGCTGGTTTCAG TTGTACGATTCCACACAAAGAATCGATAGTCCAATGTTGTGATGAGGTTGATCCAGTTGCAAAG TCAATAGGAGCAGTGAACTGTGTTGTTAGAAGACAAAGTGATGGGAAGTTATATGGTTGTAATACAGACTATGTTGGTGCCATTTCTGCCATTGAAGATGGTCTACGAG gtCCAGGGGTTCAAAATGGTGTAAGGGGTTCAAGTTCACCTTTGGCTGGTAGACTATTTGTGGTAATTGGTGCAGGTGGAGCAGGAAAAGCACTTGCTTATGGAGCAAAAGAGAAGGGTGCAAGAATTGTCATAGCCAATCGGACTTATG ATCGTGCTAGGGAACTTGCTGAGATAATTGGTGGAGAAGCTTTATCTCTTGCTGATTTAAGTAGTTATGCCCCTGAAGAAGGCATGATACTTGCAAACACAACTTCAATTGGTATGCAGCCAAACATTCATGAGACTCCTATTTCTAAG GAAGCTTTGAAGTCGTATGCATTGGTATTTGATGCTGTTTACACACCTAAAATTACCAGATTACTTAGGGAAGCAGGAGAATGTGGAGCCAAAATTGTTACAGGGGTGGAGATGTTTATAGGGCAGGCTTATGAACAATATGAGAGATTTACAGGGTTACCTG CACCTAAGGAATTATTTAGTGAGATTATGGCAAAGTATTGA
- the LOC111906236 gene encoding bifunctional 3-dehydroquinate dehydratase/shikimate dehydrogenase, chloroplastic isoform X2 — translation MELVTPAIEKMGGREGIRRNSTLICAPIMADTVDQMLIQMNSAKSYGADLVEIRLDSLKGFNAREAIQTLVKLSPLPTLFTYRPTWEGGQYNGDEESRLDALRLAMELGADHIDVELQAVDDFNNLIQGDKPTKCKLIVSSHNYENTPSVEELGNLVAKIQSTGADIVKFATTAVDITDVARVFQITAHSQVPIIAMVMGEKGLMSRVLCPKFGGYLTFGTLEHGKVSAPGQPTIRDLLDLFNFRQLGPDTKVFGIIGKPVGHSKSPLLYNQAFRSVGFNGVYVHMLVDNVKNFLDTYSSTDFAGFSCTIPHKESIVQCCDEVDPVAKSIGAVNCVVRRQSDGKLYGCNTDYVGAISAIEDGLRGPGVQNGVRGSSSPLAGRLFVVIGAGGAGKALAYGAKEKGARIVIANRTYDRARELAEIIGGEALSLADLSSYAPEEGMILANTTSIGMQPNIHETPISKEALKSYALVFDAVYTPKITRLLREAGECGAKIVTGVEMFIGQAYEQYERFTGLPAPKELFSEIMAKY, via the exons ATGGAGCTC GTAACGCCTGCTATCGAGAAGATGGGTGGACGCGAAGGGATTAGGAGGAATTCAACCCTAATCTGTGCACCGATAATGGCGGATACGGTGGATCAGATGTTGATTCAAATGAATTCGGCGAAATCTTATGGTGCTGACCTTGTTGAAATCCGATTGGATAGCTTGAAGGGGTTTAACGCTCGGGAAGCTATCCAAACCCTAGTCAAACTCAGTCCTCTCCCCACGCTTTTCACTTACAG ACCAACATGGGAAGGTGGTCAATACAATGGGGATGAAGAGAGTCGACTGGATGCTCTGCGCTTAGCAATGGAGCTAGGAGCTGATCACATCGATGTTGAGCTTCAG GCTGTTGATGATTTCAACAATTTAATTCAAGGAGATAAGCCTACAAAGTGCAAACTCATAGTTTCTTCCCACAATTACGAAAATACCCCTTCAGTAGAAGAGCTGGGGAACCTTGTGGCTAAAATACAATCAACAGGGGCTGACATTGTAAAATTTGCAACAACAGCTGTAGATATAACCGATGTAGCACGAGTTTTTCAAATAACTGCTCATTCTCAA GTCCCAATAATAGCAATGGTGATGGGGGAGAAGGGGTTGATGTCAAGAGTACTCTGCCCAAAATTTGGTGGATATTTGACATTTGGTACCCTTGAACATGGAAAGGTATCAGCACCAGGGCAACCTACAATTAGGGATCTTTTGGACTTATTTAATTTCAGACAATTAGGACCTGATACAAAAGTATTTGGTATTATCGGGAAGCCAGTTGGACATAGCAAATCACCATTGTTGTACAATCAAGCTTTTAGATCAGTTGGCTTCAATGGCGTTTATGTACATATGTTGGTGGATAATGTAAAGAATTTTCTTGACACTTACTCTTCTACAGATTTTGCTGGTTTCAG TTGTACGATTCCACACAAAGAATCGATAGTCCAATGTTGTGATGAGGTTGATCCAGTTGCAAAG TCAATAGGAGCAGTGAACTGTGTTGTTAGAAGACAAAGTGATGGGAAGTTATATGGTTGTAATACAGACTATGTTGGTGCCATTTCTGCCATTGAAGATGGTCTACGAG gtCCAGGGGTTCAAAATGGTGTAAGGGGTTCAAGTTCACCTTTGGCTGGTAGACTATTTGTGGTAATTGGTGCAGGTGGAGCAGGAAAAGCACTTGCTTATGGAGCAAAAGAGAAGGGTGCAAGAATTGTCATAGCCAATCGGACTTATG ATCGTGCTAGGGAACTTGCTGAGATAATTGGTGGAGAAGCTTTATCTCTTGCTGATTTAAGTAGTTATGCCCCTGAAGAAGGCATGATACTTGCAAACACAACTTCAATTGGTATGCAGCCAAACATTCATGAGACTCCTATTTCTAAG GAAGCTTTGAAGTCGTATGCATTGGTATTTGATGCTGTTTACACACCTAAAATTACCAGATTACTTAGGGAAGCAGGAGAATGTGGAGCCAAAATTGTTACAGGGGTGGAGATGTTTATAGGGCAGGCTTATGAACAATATGAGAGATTTACAGGGTTACCTG CACCTAAGGAATTATTTAGTGAGATTATGGCAAAGTATTGA